One region of Micrococcales bacterium genomic DNA includes:
- a CDS encoding TetR/AcrR family transcriptional regulator: MARRQVFSLDQLLDGAQRAVAQNGRDATLAQIGQACGAPMGSIYYRFASRDELTGELWLRAIGRWHRYLSQMMKDAPQPRAALLAVASAIPDYCRQYPDEAMAMTLWRQPDLATAGPAKLRARAAVVNDDIMGQIFALASEVVPKAGFEQVVAVVMQLSYGLTRPFVGKEVPRWLDPLVLAAVDGALNSLA, encoded by the coding sequence GTGGCTCGCCGGCAGGTCTTTAGCCTCGATCAGTTGCTCGATGGCGCGCAGCGGGCTGTCGCCCAAAACGGCCGGGACGCCACCTTGGCGCAAATTGGCCAGGCCTGCGGTGCTCCGATGGGCTCGATCTATTACAGGTTCGCCTCGCGGGACGAGCTGACAGGCGAACTGTGGCTACGCGCCATCGGCCGCTGGCATCGCTACTTGAGCCAAATGATGAAAGACGCGCCGCAACCCAGGGCGGCCCTGCTGGCTGTGGCCAGCGCAATTCCTGACTACTGCCGCCAGTACCCCGATGAGGCCATGGCCATGACGCTGTGGCGCCAGCCGGATCTGGCCACCGCCGGACCAGCCAAACTTAGGGCCCGCGCCGCGGTCGTCAACGATGACATCATGGGGCAGATCTTCGCCCTGGCCAGCGAGGTTGTGCCCAAGGCCGGATTTGAGCAAGTGGTCGCCGTTGTGATGCAACTGTCCTATGGCTTGACGCGGCCGTTTGTGGGTAAGGAAGTACCCCGGTGGCTGGACCCGTTGGTACTGGCCGCGGTAGACGGCGCACTCAACTCCCTGGCCTAA
- a CDS encoding DUF6463 family protein has product MNRSPVSGGDPAKGQHRAAMGTTAAQLAQPASIATGTPAPSVNTAKGRSKLLPGSDVGRLGWRWTGRALVGIGVFHQILGLVAGWSIMGQAARDGLLSATGQDPEFASLFWFLFAGVVMIMLGLLVSFVNSTLRRPAPVWLGWWFVGMSLVGLPFVPVSGFWLTLALGIWMILAARPAKANAG; this is encoded by the coding sequence GTGAATCGAAGTCCAGTCAGCGGGGGTGACCCGGCCAAAGGTCAGCACAGGGCAGCTATGGGCACCACCGCCGCACAACTAGCTCAGCCGGCGAGCATCGCCACGGGAACGCCGGCCCCATCGGTGAACACGGCAAAAGGCCGGTCGAAGCTCTTACCAGGTAGTGACGTTGGACGGCTGGGCTGGCGCTGGACCGGCCGGGCTTTGGTGGGAATTGGAGTGTTCCACCAGATCCTGGGCCTAGTTGCGGGCTGGAGCATCATGGGCCAGGCCGCCCGCGACGGCCTGCTGAGCGCGACTGGACAAGACCCCGAATTCGCGTCGTTGTTTTGGTTCCTGTTCGCCGGCGTGGTGATGATCATGCTGGGATTGCTGGTTAGCTTCGTCAACTCAACTTTGCGCCGGCCGGCGCCGGTCTGGCTGGGTTGGTGGTTCGTGGGGATGTCGCTGGTTGGCCTGCCATTCGTTCCCGTGAGTGGGTTTTGGCTGACCTTGGCTCTGGGCATCTGGATGATTCTGGCCGCCCGCCCGGCCAAGGCCAACGCCGGCTGA
- a CDS encoding CrcB family protein, translated as MIAVFLAGGVGATCRWLLGILLSRIRRGLDLFVINLSGAFLLGLLFAWQSAQTGTGLVWTEGAAFLGGYTTFSTALVQSADLVKASGWRLAAAHAGAMCLAAVAAAALGLWLGG; from the coding sequence ATGATCGCAGTGTTCTTGGCTGGTGGCGTTGGTGCCACTTGCCGCTGGCTACTGGGCATTCTTCTGAGCCGGATTAGGCGCGGCCTGGACCTGTTTGTCATCAACCTGTCCGGGGCGTTTCTGCTGGGCTTGTTGTTTGCCTGGCAGTCAGCCCAAACCGGGACGGGACTGGTTTGGACAGAAGGTGCGGCCTTCTTGGGCGGCTACACGACCTTCTCGACTGCCTTGGTCCAGTCAGCCGACTTGGTCAAAGCCAGCGGGTGGCGCCTGGCCGCGGCGCACGCCGGTGCCATGTGCCTAGCTGCGGTGGCGGCCGCCGCGCTTGGCCTATGGCTGGGCGGATAG
- a CDS encoding CrcB family protein, giving the protein MPARETGIVLAFVLAGGGCGTLARSAIDQIWPAQGWPWATFCINLLGTAVLAWLLTWLAGQGPETRLSSRLRQGVGTGLLGGFTTYSAFGVQVAERLPTSPWLATGYALGSLVGGMAAALVAARLTRLAMNRRQAS; this is encoded by the coding sequence ATGCCGGCACGAGAGACCGGCATTGTCCTCGCCTTTGTGCTGGCGGGCGGCGGCTGCGGCACTTTGGCCCGGAGCGCAATTGACCAAATCTGGCCCGCCCAGGGCTGGCCTTGGGCCACTTTCTGCATCAACCTACTAGGGACGGCCGTGCTGGCTTGGCTGTTGACTTGGCTGGCAGGCCAAGGCCCCGAGACTCGTTTGAGCTCTCGCTTAAGGCAGGGCGTCGGCACCGGTCTGCTGGGCGGTTTCACCACCTATTCAGCCTTTGGCGTTCAGGTTGCCGAACGGTTGCCCACTAGCCCGTGGTTGGCCACCGGCTACGCCCTGGGCTCGCTGGTGGGCGGGATGGCAGCCGCGCTGGTGGCCGCGCGACTGACCCGGCTGGCGATGAATCGGCGGCAAGCCTCATGA